Part of the Syntrophales bacterium genome is shown below.
GCGTCTCGAAGAAACCGGTCTCCTTGGCGACCGGATGAAGCGCAAGGCGATGGTGGAAATCGGCGAGGCTCTCCGCGACGCGATCCTGACGCCGATTCTCAGAGAGCTGACGAAAAGCGGGGAGATGGACCTAATCGTGGAGCGGCTTTTGAAGAGAGAATCCGACCCCTACACGATCGCCGAAGAGGCGGCGCGCCGGTATCTTAAGTAACAAGTCAGGGGTAATTCAGATGGAAACAGCAGCCGATCCACGGGAAGAGGTCATCGGAAAATACCGCCGGGGGATCATTCAGGTATATACCGGAAACGGCAAGGGAAAAACGACCGCCGCGTTCGGTCAGGCGCTGCGGGCCGTTGGCCAGGGGCTGAAAGTCTGCATCATCCAGTTCATGAAGGGGCGCAAATACGGGGAATACATAGCCGCTGAGCGCCTCTCCCCCGATTTGACCGTATATCTTTCCGGTCTTGACAGTTTTGTCATGCGCGACAATCCTGCCCCGCTCGACATCGAGCTTGCCCAAAAGGGCCTCGCTCTTGCCCGGGAGGCTGTCTCTTCGGGAAGCTACGATATGGTCATCCTCGACGAAATCAACGTAGCGCTCGACTTCAAATTAGTGCCCCTGCCTGAAGTAATCGAGCTGATTCAACAGAAACCGGCCGCGCTCGATATCGTTCTCACCGGCCGCTACGCCCCGCCGGAAATCATCGCCCTTGCCGATACGGCAAGCGAAATGCGGGAAATAAAACACCACTATAACGCCGGCATCAAAGACCGGGCGG
Proteins encoded:
- the cobO gene encoding cob(I)yrinic acid a,c-diamide adenosyltransferase, whose protein sequence is METAADPREEVIGKYRRGIIQVYTGNGKGKTTAAFGQALRAVGQGLKVCIIQFMKGRKYGEYIAAERLSPDLTVYLSGLDSFVMRDNPAPLDIELAQKGLALAREAVSSGSYDMVILDEINVALDFKLVPLPEVIELIQQKPAALDIVLTGRYAPPEIIALADTASEMREIKHHYNAGIKDRAGIEY